Genomic DNA from Leucobacter triazinivorans:
GTCCGGCGCGCTCGACCCGGTGGGCCGAGTCGCCGCGGCCGCAGCCGACCGGGGCATCTCCTGCCACGTCGACGCCTGCTTCGGCGGCCTGGTGCTGCCGTGGTGGCCGGGTCTGCCCGCGTGGGACTTCCGGGTGCGGGGGGTCACGAGCATCTCGGCCGATCTGCACAAGTTCGGCTACGCGCCGAAGGGCGTGTCGGTGCTGCTGCACCGGGGCCGCGCCCGGCATCGCGCGCAGTTCTTCGCCACGACGCGCTGGCCCGGGTATCCGGTGGTCAACCCGACGCTGCTCGGATCCCGATCGGCGTCGCCGACCGCCGCGGCCTGGGCCATCGCTCAGCGCCTCGGCGACCGCGGGTACGCCGAGCTGACCGCGCGCTGCGTGCGCGCGACGCGGTCGATCGTCGCCGCAGCGGACCGGATCGAGGGGCTCGCCGTGCAGGGGCGCCCGGCGGGGCCGGCGGTGGCGCTGATCGCCGACCCGGCGGTGCCGGCCGCAGCGCGCGTCGACCCCCACCTGCTCGCCGACGAGGTGGCGCGACTCGAGTTCCGCATCCAGCACCAGCCCGGCCTCGTGCAGAGCAACGGCGTGCGTCTGCCGCACAGCGCCCACCTGACCATCACCCCCGTCACGGAGCGCACGCTCCCCGAACTGCTCGATGTCCTCGCCCGGGCGGCCGATGCGGTGCGGGGCCGTCCTCGCCCCGAGCCTCGGGCCGAGCTCGCGGCGCTCCGCATGCTCGGCTACGGCTCCGGATCCCGCTCTGGATCCCGCGTGCGCGTACCCGGCCCTCGCGCCGCATGGCGCATCCTGCGGGCTGCGGGCGTGCGCGTCGACGCCGGTGGACTGCCCGAGCGTCTGGCCCCGCTCATGGCGCTCGCCGAGCGGCTCCCGGCGCCCGTCGCCGAGGCGCTGCTCACCGAGCTGCTGGCGCGCGTCTCGGAGCCCTGAGGCGGGCCTTGCGTCTGCGCGGGCCGCCCGCTGCGCAGCCGCTACGGGCGCATCCGGCCGCCGCGAGCTCTCGCATCGGTGCCGCCCGCGGCATCGCGGCGCAGCTCCTTCGGCAGCGAGAACACGAGATCCTCCTCCGCCGTCACGGCCGCCTCGACGTCCGAGTAGCCGGCGTCTGCGAGATCGTCGAGCAGTTCCTGC
This window encodes:
- a CDS encoding pyridoxal phosphate-dependent decarboxylase family protein, translated to MSADDRSAEILDRLRRLRARDAPTHGGRTLAYVYDSGVAELDELAARAAEIARPLNGLDPTAFPSIAAMERDLIAFARRALHGDSRRARAFGSVTSGGTESCLLAVKTARDLWRAADPLRARSRPRLVAPVTAHAAFQKAARLFDLEWDPVPCAADGTVSADEMIRRLSADVALVVVSAPAYPSGALDPVGRVAAAAADRGISCHVDACFGGLVLPWWPGLPAWDFRVRGVTSISADLHKFGYAPKGVSVLLHRGRARHRAQFFATTRWPGYPVVNPTLLGSRSASPTAAAWAIAQRLGDRGYAELTARCVRATRSIVAAADRIEGLAVQGRPAGPAVALIADPAVPAAARVDPHLLADEVARLEFRIQHQPGLVQSNGVRLPHSAHLTITPVTERTLPELLDVLARAADAVRGRPRPEPRAELAALRMLGYGSGSRSGSRVRVPGPRAAWRILRAAGVRVDAGGLPERLAPLMALAERLPAPVAEALLTELLARVSEP